TAATCCCGAAAATGATTTATGGACTTCCACTAACTTGGACCAATTCAGTTTCGAAAACGATCGTACCTGCTTCAGAGCTGCTAATATTTCAATCGATCTTGAAGGAAACCATACCTATAGAATCCGTTCATCCGTAAATATGGACTCTATTATCGATATCGTTATTCATCAAGAAAGTCCTCCTTTCAAGATTGGTGAGAGCGGTACTAGCAACTATGGTACCGATCCCACCAAGCCTTGGGCTAGCATGAAGCACGTCTTCTGGCCTCGTACTCGTGTTGAGGGTAACATTGTATCAAAAGGTAAGGTGATTGATGTTAGCGGTAGTGGTTTATTTGTTCATGCTTTACAAAACGGAAAGCCTCAGCATCTGGCTTCTTCATGGGAATTTGCTCTCTTGCAAAACCCTAGATATACCGGTGTTATGATGCAATTCAAAACTCCTCCAAGCTATGGATCTACAATCGTTAATGTGGGTGGTCTCGTGACGAACGATAAAGTTTTGGCCGTGACCGTCGACAACACCATTGATCATGTGGATGTGACAACGGATCCAGAAACAGAATGGCCCGAGCCTACTCGTATAGCGTATGACTGGGTGGGTAAGGATGCAGAAACTTATCAAAAACCCGTGCATTTATCAGTTGACGCTCCCTTGGGTAGACGTTTACAGCGTATTGATGTTCTTTCTGAAATTCCCACATGGCTTCGTGGTTTTGTCCATAATGTGTCTGGAACAAAACCTTTTATTTACCAATACTTAACTCCTGTTACTCTCAAACTAAATATTGATGGTGAGgagattgaagaaaaggctACCCTGTTTAATGAAACCACATTTATTTCTTAAATTCTAAATGTGatattttctaaaaaatctaatatgttttttcttcatttattaTTCTGGCGCATTCTGGGTCAATTCAAGAAGTCTAAAACAACGGCTTATTATATAATACTTTCTAAAAAGTTTCggatgtttttttttgttgccATTGAAACGCATCCGGGTTAGTGTGCATATTTCCTTCGCTCGTTTATATTTACGATAGGATCATGTTTTTgcatattttcattttttcaatttgaaatGATTGTTAGTTCGGATCAAGTAAACTGCATTCATTTTCTCGACAAGATTTTCGTTggataaaatataaaaccTTTGGTTTCTGAATTATATCtggattttattttaataagTTTACTAGGTTGCATTGTTTTGTCCACAACTTTCCTTAGATTTGAAACGCATTAATTATTAATAGTGTATTGTTTTTAAGAGTTCTTGTCCTTGTTTTGTCCATTGGTTTATTCGTTCATTAGGTGAAAGTATTGGATTAGGAATTCAGCTCAGCTGCATGTAGTAATATTGGTTTGTAATTCATTTGCAGAAGCCGCTAGGATTATCGGATGAACAAGTTTTGCTTATGCTCTAACATGCTTATCGAAAATGGCTTCTTGAAAAGGTGATTATTAAATTTGGCACAGGTTGCTATGTGAGCATGCTTTTTCCGCTCCTTTTGATATTGCTGAGCTattatttgctttactTGCTTTATGTTAAAACTAAGGCACTTTTACCTCGTTTGTTTATGCGCCAAGTCGGTCAGAATTAGTGTATTTGAAGGGTCAAATTCTCATCATTAGTAACTCCTCAgagttttggaagagtaCCTTGAATAATTTCTTAAGCCCTTGAGGCTCCAGCGAACgaatttacaaaacaaactttaTGCCACATTAAAAAGATAAAACTAGCTGGTTCAGAAAATTAAGCCGAGTATAATaatattaaagaaaaaagtaacTATTTGAAAATAGGAACAAATTGTCTGAAATGAATGAAACGACCTAtgcaaaattaaaattacGCCTTCTATACGACACTTTACCGTATCCATcaacaaattcaagaaaGGACTAATAGGGAggtaaaaggaaaatagaaagacTGAagtctttattttttatgatcTTTCGGCATTTTTTCACAGCGTATTTCATAATATAAAAGGTCTTTCTCATGGAGTAAAATGTGCACTTCATACCTTGCATGTTgagactttcttttcagttcAAGTGACACAACGTCTAGTTCATTTAAATTAGGACTTCctctttgattttctataccataaaaataaagacgCCAACTCCGTGAAGGTGAGAAATTATCAAACTTCCACAATTGAATTGTATGCGACGAGATACATGGTCTTCATCACATTAGCTACATAACAATGAAAGAACTAAAATCATTACAGGTTCTAAGGGAATATCAGCGAGATATCTTGCACACTgcaaagaagcaaaacaCCTTGTTAGTCATGGCAACTGGTGCCGGTAAAACATTGTTAGCTGTGAAGttaattaaagaaaaacaggAGAAGCAGTTGCTAGAAGGAGCCCAACATCAAAAGCGTTTATCGGTGTTTCTTGTTAATACGGTTCCATTGGTCATACAACAAGCTGATTATTTAAAATCACAGCTTCCATTTCGCATAGGCGCATTTTATGGGGAGATATCGCTAGAAATGTGTGAAGAGCTTTTTCACAGTATCGTGTTGAATTATGAAATAATTGTTATTACAGCCGATCTGTTCTACCTGTGCTTGGCGCGAGGCTTCCtattaatttttgattttgacattcttgtttttgatgaatgCCATCATGCTATAAAAAACCATGCATACGCTCGCATCCTGATAGACTTCTACCATGTCGCCAAAGCAGCAACAACACTTGAAAAGCAGCTCCCAACCATTTTTGGCATGACAGCTTCACCGTACACTGGGAAGGCTCGAAATCCGCTAAAGAGAATTTTCGAGTGGGAGGAATTATTCAATGCCAAAGCTTACGTGGTATCAAATCATCGTCTTTCCCAGCATATCCCTATGACAAAAGAATTCGTTGTCCCTTACAAAAATCTGCTAATTGATGCATCTAAAAATCCTATCATAAATAAGTGTGAAACAGTTTTTTCAGGTTGCAAGTATGTGATGAGGTCATGTAAAGCCGCACAATGCGAGATTATAGAATTAGGCGTTTGGTTTGGTGAACAAGTCTGGCAGTTCTTAGTTGAAGAACTTTTAAGAAAACAgtcaagaaaaagttttgacGGAAAGTTATCGATCGAGGATAATGTGTGCATTAAGAGCTTCATAACTGAGGTAGAGAAGTGGTCGCAACAACAATTGACGTTATTTTCTGGGTTTAGAGCTCCCAAGTTAGATGGAAATGACACGAGCAATAAAGTATTGACACTTTTGGAATTCCTCGAAAACTTCTATAGAGACAATGATACATATAGAACAATGATTTTTGTTGAACGAAAAGTGACGGCTTATTCTCTTACAAGGTTTTTACGGAAACTGAAAAAAGACACCGGAAGACTGAGAAATATTCGTCCTTTTCCATTCGTTGGACATGGAGATTCAGATGTAACAGCACTGTCTATGCACTTTCGTgagcaaaggaaaaacattCATAACTTTAAGCAAGGTGTCTATAATATCCTCATTGCTACGTCCATAGCAGAAGAAGGAATAGACATCCCGACGTGTAACCTTGTAATTCGTTTTAATACTTGTCAATCCGTTACACAGTATGTGCAGTCGAAAGGACGGGCAAGGGCCGAAGATTCAAAGTTTATGCTTTTAGTAAACGATATAGAACAAGCTCAGTATCAAAAGCTTCAAGATGAGGAGCGTATTTTGACAACCGCCTTAGAGAGTCTTGAATCTACTCGCGAATTAACCTCTCATGTTCTCGGCGATAATATCACAACACAGAACGATATTGTCAAGTATGAGATAGATGAAACTGGGGCTCTATTAATTGAGTTTTTGGCCGTAGGACTTCTATACCAGTATTGTAATACCTTGCCCTCTGACAGTGTTACTTTCCATTATCCTATATTCACTTGTATTTCAGCAGGTCAATCATTCATATATACGGTTCATCTACCAATTATTTGCAACATGCCTACTATACAAGGGTCTCCATCTGCtaatagaaagaaagcgaAACGGTCAGCCGCCTTTTTGATGTGCGTGGAGCTCATTAACCGTGGACTAATTAACAAGCATTTGCAACCTCTAGATTACCGAAACAAATTAGCGGAtatggaagaaagagaTGAAAAAGCTTTAAGAGATATTGAGCATGATGAAGCCTTTGAACGTAAAATCCCCCAATGTTGGTTAAACGATGCCGAGCAATTCTTTGCTTGTAAACTATTTCCTGTATGTAAAGGTAAAATATTTCAACCTTTGCTGTTCGTTCAGTCGCAGCGAATACCTGAATTCAATTTTATACGACTTCGTTCTAATTTTGATGAAGTTATTATCAAGTCAGAAGTATTAGAAACTCCTTATATCATGGATGATGAACTAAAGTCTGACCTTCAATACTCTACCAAACGGCTTTTGGAACTCGGTTTGTCTTCTTTACTTAAAGTTACTGATTCCAATCGATCATATTGGATAGCCCCTTTAAATACGAAGTGTTCAAACAATCTTATTTTGAACGACCTTATCGACTGGTCAGCGGTGCGTAGTCTTTCTAGTAAAGTTCAAGTTGTCAAGGACATTACTATGCTTAAACCGCATTTATTGTTGATGTACGATCAGGAAAGCATTTTTGAGCTTTATTCCTTTGAATCCCTCGCTCGTCAGGATATGCAAGGATGTAGTATAGTTTGCAAAAGGATGCCTTTTAAACTAAACTACTCattgaataaaaagcaatccatgcaaataaaaaagccAAGTACAAGCTTACGTCTAAATCAAGTATATCTTACCGGTTTGTCAAAGTATTTGAAAGAGTCGGCCTTACTTCTTCCTTCTATACTTTACCACATGGaagctctttttttagCGTCTGAATTTGCAAGTAAACATGGCTTAAAATGTTCATTGCTAACCATGCTGCAAGCTTTATCGACTGAGGATGCTTCTATGGATGACAATTACGACCGTTTAGAATTTTTGGGggattcatttttaaaagtttatGCCTCTTCTactgtttttttaaaatatacTCATGATCAAGAATACCAGTTGCATGTTCACCGCAAACAAATTATCAGCAATTACAATTTATATATGcatgcaaaaaaaatggaaatatCACGCTTCGCATTATCCGAACCTATGGTCATTCGCAAGTGGTGTCCCTTCGGCTTTTTGAGAGAGAACAAACATGGAAAGAACTATCCATCGTTTCAGCtattatcaaaaaaaaggttagCAGACTTGGTTGAATCCACTATTGGTGCTTGCATCTTGGACAACGGTGTTGACTCAGGGCTTGAATATTGTACAAATTTAGGTCTTGGGTTACTAGACGTGAAAAATTGGTCTGACTGGAATAACTTTTTAGACATTGACTTTTACGCGAGCTTGATTTCGTGTAAAGTGTTTCCTTATCACGAACACATTGAAGATGTCACTGGGTAcacttttaaaaataaagcaattttACATTTAGCTTTTATACATCCAACGATGTTGAGTTCAGGCGAGGTATCGGGATCTTATCAACAATTGGAGTTTCTTGGTGATGCAGTTCTGGAATATTTAGTCGTTCAGTACCTATTTCATAAATACCCTGAGTCATCTACTGGTGAATTAACCAATTTTAAGTCATTTTTCGTATGTAATCATAGTCTTGCATACGTAGCTTTCTTACTTGGTTTGCACAAATACCTTGAATATGACAATTCCGAAATGTTTGGGTTAATTTATGAGTACCAGGAGATgattgaagaagcaaaatcaaataaagtCCCCTATTTTTGGCTTGAAGTGGATCCTCCGAAGTTCATAGCTGATACTTTTGAGTCACTTATATGTGCCATTTATCTAGATTCtaaattttcctttgaaaGCCTTAGATTTGTATTACCGTTATTGGTTGATGTGCTTGGTGATCCTTTAGATttacataaaaaaaatctgGTTTTAGCTAAAGTACATAAGCTTCTCAGTGCTCAAGGATGCTCAGATTACAAAGTTGCCCACAAGGAAGAACTGGAAATAagagaagatgaaaatttCAAATTGAAACGAGAGAGCTATATATATCACACCGTTTCATTCATTCGGCATGATAATGTTGTATGCTTAGGCACCTCTCGAAAACTAAGTAGTGCGAAAATTAGtatgaaaaataaactaaaaGGATTACTCGATAAGAACTCTAATTTACTGCTATACTCTTGTGATTGTGCTTTTAAAGCGACGGACTGTGTAAAAACTGAAAGTGGTTCACCAGAGGGATAGGATATACGCGGAAAATTTCCTTAATGAATTTTCACAGATTTCCacttatttcttttgattcaatCCCTTATAGTTCCGGAGTGCATCTAGTTGAGTTTCAAGAATGCGCACTTTGTCGTGATATTCAGCTAGTTCATCGTTTAAATCATCGCGAACAACTGtaagtttttcttctctctCCTTAAATGTATTCTCGAGTTCTACCgacttttcttcaagcTTCTTCTGAATAAGTGCTTTTTCCTCGTTTAAGCGTTCGTAATGTGCTTTTCTAAGCTTCGGTATGCcactttttctatttatcAATTGCTCCTGACGATAGCGTTCATAAATCACTTGCTCTGTGGATTGTATTAATTCAAGCATATGATTATTTATCATGaggtttttcaattttaaaaaGTCACCGTGATCCTCGTTTTCGATTTCTGACATTCCCCAAGGATATTTGCGACCGATTTTACCTTCATTCTCATCGTTTATAGCGTCCATACTTGCAACGATTGCGAATGGGCAGGCCTGAGAAAGATCTCTCGCGATTTCGTCAGCAGAGTATACTGCTGAAGggaaaaataaactaaTGTTTTGAGCGTGTAGGATcttgttcattttttctttaaggcTGTCCAATTCAAATTTGGTTAAAGAGTCTGCTTTAGCGATGACCGGGATAATGTTTACATGCTTCGATAGCTTTTTCATCGCTACGACGTCTAAGGGTAGCATGCCATAAGGAACTGGTTTTATGAAATATAGACAAACATGGACTCTGTTGTCCTTTCTTTGCATCCTTAATGATTGTTGGTCATGTAATAGATATTTTTCATGCTGGTCATCTAAGTAGTCAGCTACTACTTCCCAGCAATCCTTGTTGTTTATAAAGTCCCCAAAGCCTACGGTATCGAGGACCGTCAGGTTAAGTCGAAAgtcatcttcttcaatagTAGCTTTCGTCTTATCTATATGGACTTCCTTCTGCTTGTGCACCTTTTTGAAGTTATCAACCGACTTGGGTGGCTTTACCAAGctagaaaacaaattattGCAGAAAGTGGTTTTGCCGGTTCCCGAGCTTCCACAAAGCATGACGGTGAAATagcattcttctttctttatgaATGTCTCTCTAATGTGTTATGAAAACTTAGTATAATgatcttttgaataaaataatcTTACCTGTCTGACGGTAAACTCGTTTGATTGAAGAGCAGTTGAGGGTTTTCTACAAGCGGCATTTTACTTATAAAATCTAATCAGTGAACgattaaaaaaatgaatctttTGTCAATTCGATCTTGGTTGATGATTGCTGGCAATTGCTAAGTTTAGTTCTGTGTAAACAGAAAATATCAAGcatatgtaaacaaacaaatagaGGTCTCATTTTGTGACTCCGGAAAACAAACTGATGTATGAAACTATCtcaaatacaaagaaaaataaataaacaggAGCGTTAAATTTGCTAATGTAGTACGTTGTCTAATACTTGGTAACTCACGAGAAAGTATTCAATCTAATGAGAGCTTCATGTTTTCGTAAATACAGAACTCTTGCATTATCTATAAtttcactcttttttttaacgaTTGTTTgcaattcatcaaaaataaatcacGATTTATTATGAAATGCTCGATAAAGCCCATTAGTCCACTAGCCATAGCATATTATATACAAATCATTAATAAACTTCAAAAGtaagtttcatttttttgaagaggAGACtgtatccaaaaaattattaacCCCAAAAGGATCAACgtccttttcaaaaacgACAGGCCCGGAGGCATCCTAAAAAGGTCAGCAAACAAGCATCATCCAAAAGCATCTATTACTGCATACCTGAGACGCTTCATCAGCTCCCTTAAACTTTTTGGGAACTGACCCTAGCACATCATAACGATTTTCCGAAGTTATTCGCTCTAATTCCGCAGAAGCATCAATATGTCGGCCTAGAGTAGCACCTGGTCTATAAAGAGTGGATGTTGGAGCAGCCTTCCAAGGCTTGTCATATACGTTATAAGAATCTTCATCTTGAAATCCGGACCCTAAGCCTGAAGCTTGATTGAATAATCTACTGTCAACCATTGTTTCACTTGACATGGAAGGTTTTGACAAACCAAGTGCTACTCTTTCAGACACATCCCGTGGACGATCTGCACCGCTAAGCTGGGCTCTCTTTTCAGCACCCATTCTATTTAATCGAAGCTCTTTCTCGTATTGGCGTCTTCTTTCACGACGAATTTCCTCGCGTCTACGCAGtccttcatcttcttcgtaTTCAGCAACATCTGGCTCACTATTAACCGGAGATTCGGATTGGTATCGTTCATCACTACGGACGCTGGGAGAACGATCGCCGGACTGGTATTTAGGAACATGACCAGCCCTTTCTTCTCTAGCCTTCTGAGCAAGCATAAATAATCGCTGttccttctcttctttttctttctctgCCATTTTCTGACGCATTATAGCTCGATAACGTACTTCTTCACGAGCTTGACGTTCCgctgtaaacaaagcttCAGAAAACTTTGCGAATCCGTCGCTAATTTCTACATCATTTAAGCCACGTCCATCGGCAGCCAGACGCTTATCCAAAGGAATAGTATAGCCTTTGGGATTCTTCCAATTTGAAATACTCGGAGGAATTTGCCATTCCTGCTGCTCCTTTGCAGTCACCTTACGAGGAGGAGAATGCAACACTGGCACAGGTGGAGAAGGAGGACCGCGTGGTACTTTTTTATGGCGGAACTTTGGTGGCTCCATGGGATCTTGTTCTTCTGTCACGAGTTTGATGATTCTTTGCTTGCTAGGAGCTTGGCCCATCTGATTACTTGGCGTATAACGGATATATACCGGATCGTCTGGTTTCTGTACTAGAGCACTTTTAGGTTGGGACTGTGATATTTTACCAGTTACGATCTTTTCTAAAGCAGCCTTTGTCTTGTTTGCAACAAGctgcttttgttcttcAGGTGGCTTCTCAACTGAGATTTCACCAACACCAATTCGAGCTCTCAAGGGTATTAAGTCTTGGAAACTCGATTGTACGAGCTCACCATGCTCATGGCCTTGACGTGCAATAGCACCATAATCGACACCTCCTGACGAATTAACTTGAAGGGCAAGTGAATTTCCTGGGGCTGTATTCTGTATAATCGATTAGCGGATGATTTTGGTGAATCTTTCTCAGAGTACATACCGTCCTCTTTTTCCCCATATCTAAAGGATATTGAGCTACATTGATTTCTGGATACCTAATTCCTGCGTTAGTTTTGTAATTGCTTCATTTCCAGACATACGCTCCACCGTCGCCAAAATCATCTAAGGATGTTGGAATCCATCCTTTTCTATGTAAGTAAGGAGGGATTGGTTTATGAATGACCTCCTggctttccttttctggTGATTCGTCCAAAACATATGaatcttcctcttcctcgTCAGACTCAGGATTAGGTAGAACCCTTAATATGTTAGCAAGCGTAAAGAATcgataaaaaatatataccTAGCCAATTCACTCGATAACAGTGACATTTTGCTCAGATCTACCAATCTCGTAGTTGCTGGTGGATATAGGCTCTGGTAAGCAATGCATCGCGTATTTTAAGTCGACCTGCCCATTCATCAGGAAGTTAATTAAGATTCTAGTTGTGTAAGGAATCTCAATAAAATCACTATATACAATGAAAGGAATCAATACTCTTTGTTTCTACAAGATTCTGcacgtaaacaaatgctTTTGTATTATAAGCCATTCTTGGTTCTCACTAACGATTTTTACTGACATCTTCACATCTCACAAACCTGTGCACAGAAATGTAGTGCGCACCTAAAGCGAATATTACGTTGCTTTTGGGTATCCTGAAGGCGATGGGACCTTCTTCGGTCGAAAAACCGTGACCAGAGCCATTTCTCTCGTAGGCAACTCGTAACGAAATAGCCTTATCTGTTGttttatgaaaagttttaatTGACAAAAGGAGGACTGTAAACGTTCTCATGGTACGTCGCTTCGCTTGCAATGACTGAATGTTTACTAACGAATACATACAAACAGGCCAATGGTGAATTTGAGTTGAAATCACAGGAGACGCCTCTTGTCGATTTTGATACAAAGACAACTGAATCCGTCTCTAGTTTGAACCGACATTCTCAAATAGGTATGATCTCACCTTGTTAATTGCATAATCGACTAATGGagcagaagaagaaaccgTGAAGGAAGAACTAGAGCTTGCTCTTCCGGATTATGACGATGTTGCTTTTGGAGGATATTCTTGggaaataaagaattggCATGAACTTGATAGTCGTGCTTCAAGTCGTATATTTGAAGTTGGCGGATGTCAATTTCGCATCGTTTACTTCCCACAAGGTATTGTACCGTCTTCTGGATATGCGTCTCTCTTTTTAGAATACATACCCTctagagaagaaaaggaaagtcAAGATTATGGCGTGTGTTGTCAGTTCGCTTTCATTATTTCAAATGTGAAAAAACCTTCTTTACGCGTAGCAAGTTCTGCCCATTGCCGCTACTCTCCGGAAATCCAAGATTGGGGGTTTACTCAGTTTTCCGAAACAAAACGGCTTCTTTCACGCAATTCTCCAGTTGTACCTCCTATCGTTGAAGACGGAGCACTACGCATAAATGCATTTATTCGAATCCTTGATGATCCCACTGGTGTATTATGGCACTCGTTCAATAATTATGACTCTAAATCTATGACAGGATATGTAGGCTTAAAAAATCAGGGTGCTACTTGCTATATGAATTCTTTATTGCAGTCCCTATACATCATTGGTGCTTTCCGTAAAATCGTGTATCAAGTTCCcacaaaaaaagaggaatctAAAAATGGTATTGCATATGCTCTCCAACGCTGTTTTTATAATCTTCAGTTTATGAACGAACCTGTTCCTACTACTGATTTAACAAAATCTTTCGGCTGGGATTCCTTAGATTCTTTCATGCAGCATGATGTTCAGGAATTTAACCGAGTTTTACAGGATAATTTGGAGAGAAGCATGGAAGGTACGATGGAAAACGCATTGAAGAATCTTTTCTGTGGGAAGATGAAAAGTTACGTTGCTTGTATGAATGTTAATTATGAGTCTGCCCGCACCGAAGAGTTTTGGGATATTCAGCTAAACgtaaaaggaatgaaaaatttagagGCCTCATTCCGAGACTATATTCAGGTCGAAACTTTAGATGGTGATAACTGTTATTACGCTGATATGTATGGTTTCcaagaagcaaagaaaggTGTTATTTTCGAATCATTTCCTCCCATTTTACATCTTCAACTAAAACGATTTGAATATGACTTTGAAAGAGACATGATGATAAAAATTAATGATCGATATGAGTTTCCACTTGAATTTAATGCGAAAGCCTTCTTAAGTCCTGAGGCTGATCAAGACCAAAATTGCGAGTACGTCCTACATGGAGTACTCGTTCATTCTGGTGACCTCGATAATGGTCATTATTATGCACTTTTAAAGCCCCAGAAAGAGGAAAGGTGGTACAAATTTGACGATACCAGAGTAACGCCTGCGACCTTGAAGGAGgttttagaagaaaactatGGTGGTGACTATTTCGTACATCCGCCTTTTCGACCTGCTGTTAAACTAAAGAGATTTATGAGTGCTTATATGCTTTTATATTTGCGAAAGGACAAAATCGATGAGTTAATAGCTCCAGTTCAAAAGGATGTAATTCCCAACCACTTAAAAGAAGTActtgatgaaaatatacGCTTAGTTGACCAACAACGAAAGGAACGACTAGAAAGCCATCTCTATACCAAAATTGAAATCGTTACTCCAGATTATTTCGCCAATCACCACGAATTTGACCTTGCAAATTTTGACAACCCAGTGGATGAAGGCGTTATGCTTCACTTtagaataaagaaagaacaaaatgTTTCGGATTTGATACCAATGGTATCTGAAGAAGTTGAGGTCCCTGCGAATCGCTTACGTCTTTGGTATATAATACGTCGACAAAATTATACCTTACGTGTAGAAGAACCTGTAAGTGAGCTAAACATTTCCATTGAAGAGGCTAAGGACAGGTGGAATTCACAAGGCTTTATCCTCCGTTTATATTTGGAGATATTACCTGAGAATCAGACGAATCATCCTCTTGTTAACGTTTCCTTTGATTCTCctaatatatttttatttattaaatattaTGACAGAGAAAACCAAGAAATCATTGGTTGCGGAActatttttgttataaaaAACGATAAACTTGATTCTATTTGCCCGGAATTGTGTGAGCGCGTTGGCTTGTCGAAAGATACCCCATTACATTTATATGAGGAAATCAAGCCAGGTTATATCGAATACTTAAGATTATCTAAAACCTTTGCTGAGAACGAACTTAGTACTGGTGACATTATTTGTTTCGAAACTGGAAATTCAGATACGAAGGATCAAGAAGATAACATATTTCCGACAGCCCCTAAATTGTATGATTTCATGGCGAACCGAGTAATTATTACTTTTCGACCAAGGTTTATTGATCAAGAAAGCACTCTTGAATTTGAGCTTGTACTTGATCGACGCATAAAATTAATAGAGCTTTGCGAAGAACTATCCGAAAAATTAAATACAGACGCTGATCATATTCGGCTTACTACTTGCAGTCCTCTTGCGTATGCCGCTAACATGGTTGTTCCGAACAATCCAAACATTACTCTCTACGAGATAATGCATGCTTCTGAGGAAGACACTGTATCTAATATGCTTTTTTACGAGATTATGAATGTCAGTCTTTCTGATCTGGATAAAAAGCGACTCTTGCGTGTTACATGGCTTTTTGAAGGTCTTGCGAATGCAGAGCTAATTGAtgtttatataaataaagtCGGGAATGTTTCTGACGTATTTAACGCTATCTCTGAAAAATACCCAGAACTACGGGTTCCTAACCAAAAGGTGCGCTTGTATGAAATCTTGGAACACAAATGGTATCG
The nucleotide sequence above comes from Schizosaccharomyces osmophilus chromosome 3, complete sequence. Encoded proteins:
- the svf1 gene encoding Svf1 family protein, lipocalin superfamily Svf1 — translated: MRAWLQSNISYLTGTTEPVYGAEAIQPVTATVQGVNPYHTLDEDDYRWSTPSTSHVETQVFYIRPKNSNLMCFVQLIHSNLGSWTTTAQSTCRIFDIDNPENDLWTSTNLDQFSFENDRTCFRAANISIDLEGNHTYRIRSSVNMDSIIDIVIHQESPPFKIGESGTSNYGTDPTKPWASMKHVFWPRTRVEGNIVSKGKVIDVSGSGLFVHALQNGKPQHLASSWEFALLQNPRYTGVMMQFKTPPSYGSTIVNVGGLVTNDKVLAVTVDNTIDHVDVTTDPETEWPEPTRIAYDWVGKDAETYQKPVHLSVDAPLGRRLQRIDVLSEIPTWLRGFVHNVSGTKPFIYQYLTPVTLKLNIDGEEIEEKATLFNETTFIS
- the dcr1 gene encoding dicer — encoded protein: MKELKSLQVLREYQRDILHTAKKQNTLLVMATGAGKTLLAVKLIKEKQEKQLLEGAQHQKRLSVFLVNTVPLVIQQADYLKSQLPFRIGAFYGEISLEMCEELFHSIVLNYEIIVITADLFYLCLARGFLLIFDFDILVFDECHHAIKNHAYARILIDFYHVAKAATTLEKQLPTIFGMTASPYTGKARNPLKRIFEWEELFNAKAYVVSNHRLSQHIPMTKEFVVPYKNLLIDASKNPIINKCETVFSGCKYVMRSCKAAQCEIIELGVWFGEQVWQFLVEELLRKQSRKSFDGKLSIEDNVCIKSFITEVEKWSQQQLTLFSGFRAPKLDGNDTSNKVLTLLEFLENFYRDNDTYRTMIFVERKVTAYSLTRFLRKLKKDTGRLRNIRPFPFVGHGDSDVTALSMHFREQRKNIHNFKQGVYNILIATSIAEEGIDIPTCNLVIRFNTCQSVTQYVQSKGRARAEDSKFMLLVNDIEQAQYQKLQDEERILTTALESLESTRELTSHVLGDNITTQNDIVKYEIDETGALLIEFLAVGLLYQYCNTLPSDSVTFHYPIFTCISAGQSFIYTVHLPIICNMPTIQGSPSANRKKAKRSAAFLMCVELINRGLINKHLQPLDYRNKLADMEERDEKALRDIEHDEAFERKIPQCWLNDAEQFFACKLFPVCKGKIFQPLLFVQSQRIPEFNFIRLRSNFDEVIIKSEVLETPYIMDDELKSDLQYSTKRLLELGLSSLLKVTDSNRSYWIAPLNTKCSNNLILNDLIDWSAVRSLSSKVQVVKDITMLKPHLLLMYDQESIFELYSFESLARQDMQGCSIVCKRMPFKLNYSLNKKQSMQIKKPSTSLRLNQVYLTGLSKYLKESALLLPSILYHMEALFLASEFASKHGLKCSLLTMLQALSTEDASMDDNYDRLEFLGDSFLKVYASSTVFLKYTHDQEYQLHVHRKQIISNYNLYMHAKKMEISRFALSEPMVIRKWCPFGFLRENKHGKNYPSFQLLSKKRLADLVESTIGACILDNGVDSGLEYCTNLGLGLLDVKNWSDWNNFLDIDFYASLISCKVFPYHEHIEDVTGYTFKNKAILHLAFIHPTMLSSGEVSGSYQQLEFLGDAVLEYLVVQYLFHKYPESSTGELTNFKSFFVCNHSLAYVAFLLGLHKYLEYDNSEMFGLIYEYQEMIEEAKSNKVPYFWLEVDPPKFIADTFESLICAIYLDSKFSFESLRFVLPLLVDVLGDPLDLHKKNLVLAKVHKLLSAQGCSDYKVAHKEELEIREDENFKLKRESYIYHTVSFIRHDNVVCLGTSRKLSSAKISMKNKLKGLLDKNSNLLLYSCDCAFKATDCVKTESGSPEG
- the spn6 gene encoding meiotic (sporulation) septin Spn6 — translated: MPLVENPQLLFNQTSLPSDRETFIKKEECYFTVMLCGSSGTGKTTFCNNLFSSLVKPPKSVDNFKKVHKQKEVHIDKTKATIEEDDFRLNLTVLDTVGFGDFINNKDCWEVVADYLDDQHEKYLLHDQQSLRMQRKDNRVHVCLYFIKPVPYGMLPLDVVAMKKLSKHVNIIPVIAKADSLTKFELDSLKEKMNKILHAQNISLFFPSAVYSADEIARDLSQACPFAIVASMDAINDENEGKIGRKYPWGMSEIENEDHGDFLKLKNLMINNHMLELIQSTEQVIYERYRQEQLINRKSGIPKLRKAHYERLNEEKALIQKKLEEKSVELENTFKEREEKLTVVRDDLNDELAEYHDKVRILETQLDALRNYKGLNQKK